In a genomic window of Micromonospora cremea:
- the rplL gene encoding 50S ribosomal protein L7/L12, whose protein sequence is MAKLSTDELLDAFKEMTLIELSEFVKQFEDTFEVTAAAPVAMAAAGGAPAAAEAEPEKDEFDVVLEADGGKKIQVIKVVRELTGLGLKEAKDAVESAPKAILEKVNKETAEKAKAKLEGEGAKVTLK, encoded by the coding sequence ATGGCGAAGCTCAGCACCGACGAGCTGCTCGACGCGTTCAAGGAGATGACGCTGATCGAGCTCTCCGAGTTCGTGAAGCAGTTCGAGGACACCTTCGAGGTCACCGCCGCGGCTCCGGTCGCGATGGCCGCCGCCGGTGGGGCTCCGGCCGCCGCCGAGGCCGAGCCGGAGAAGGACGAGTTCGACGTCGTCCTCGAGGCTGACGGTGGCAAGAAGATCCAGGTCATCAAGGTCGTGCGTGAGCTGACCGGCCTGGGCCTCAAGGAGGCCAAGGACGCGGTTGAGTCCGCGCCGAAGGCCATCCTGGAGAAGGTCAACAAGGAGACCGCCGAGAAGGCCAAGGCCAAGCTCGAGGGCGAGGGCGCCAAGGTCACCCTCAAGTGA
- the rplJ gene encoding 50S ribosomal protein L10 has product MADKPIRADKATAVAELTESFRNAGATVLTEYRGLTVSQLTQLRRSLGAETSYTVAKNTLAKRAATDAGINGLDELFTGPTALTFVSGDVVEAAKGLRDFAKANPKLVIKGGVFEGKAISAAEVTKLADLESREVLLAKLAGAMKGNLSKAAALFQAPLSKTARLAAALQDKREKESAEAA; this is encoded by the coding sequence ATGGCGGACAAGCCGATCCGGGCCGACAAGGCCACGGCCGTCGCTGAGCTGACCGAGAGCTTCCGCAACGCGGGCGCCACCGTGCTGACCGAGTACCGCGGTCTGACGGTTTCCCAGCTCACCCAGCTGCGGCGCTCGCTCGGCGCCGAGACCAGCTACACGGTCGCGAAGAACACGCTGGCGAAGCGTGCTGCGACGGACGCGGGCATCAACGGCCTCGACGAGCTGTTCACCGGTCCTACCGCGCTGACTTTCGTTTCGGGCGACGTCGTCGAGGCGGCGAAGGGGCTTCGCGACTTCGCGAAGGCCAACCCGAAGCTCGTCATCAAGGGCGGTGTCTTCGAGGGCAAGGCCATTTCCGCGGCCGAGGTCACGAAGCTCGCCGACCTGGAGTCCCGCGAGGTGCTGCTGGCCAAGCTGGCCGGCGCGATGAAGGGCAACCTGAGCAAGGCCGCGGCCCTGTTCCAGGCCCCGCTGTCGAAGACCGCCCGTCTGGCGGCTGCCCTGCAGGACAAGCGCGAGAAGGAGAGCGCCGAGGCGGCCTGA
- a CDS encoding ABC transporter ATP-binding protein → MRLENVWLRYHRRGPWVLRDVDVRIGPGEVAVVLGRNGVGKSTLLQVAAGVLRPARGRVTDRPGRVGWVPERFPADQPFTVARYLTGMARTAGLDRAAADEAVTAWTDRLGLAAFRAVRLPELSKGTAQKVGLAQAMLRPPGLLVLDEPWEGLDATTRELVPELIDEVLAAGGAVLVSDHRGETVRLPGARRWTVADGTVTEETSPPDGTIAVIEVVVPAARAAGTVARLRAEGHQVLRVRTDARPAPPPARPGGDDRAPDEPVAVDGPGVAVDRAAGEAR, encoded by the coding sequence ATGCGGCTGGAGAACGTCTGGTTGCGGTACCACCGGCGTGGTCCGTGGGTGCTGCGGGACGTGGATGTGCGGATCGGTCCGGGTGAGGTGGCGGTCGTGCTGGGCCGCAACGGGGTGGGCAAGTCGACCCTGCTCCAGGTGGCCGCCGGGGTGCTCCGACCGGCACGGGGCCGGGTCACCGACCGGCCCGGGCGGGTGGGCTGGGTGCCGGAGCGCTTCCCGGCCGACCAGCCCTTCACCGTGGCGCGCTACCTGACCGGGATGGCCCGGACGGCCGGGCTGGACCGCGCGGCGGCCGACGAGGCCGTGACGGCGTGGACCGACCGGCTGGGGCTGGCCGCGTTCCGAGCGGTCCGGCTGCCGGAGCTGTCGAAGGGCACCGCGCAGAAGGTCGGCCTCGCCCAGGCGATGCTGCGCCCGCCGGGCCTGCTGGTGCTCGACGAGCCGTGGGAGGGGCTGGACGCCACCACCCGTGAGCTGGTTCCCGAGCTGATCGACGAGGTCCTGGCCGCCGGTGGGGCGGTCCTGGTCAGCGACCACCGTGGCGAGACGGTCCGGCTGCCGGGCGCGCGCCGCTGGACGGTGGCCGACGGCACGGTGACCGAGGAGACTTCGCCGCCGGACGGGACGATCGCGGTGATCGAGGTCGTGGTGCCGGCCGCGCGGGCCGCCGGCACCGTCGCCCGGTTGCGCGCCGAGGGCCACCAGGTGCTGCGGGTACGCACCGATGCCCGTCCCGCTCCGCCACCGGCCCGACCGGGCGGTGACGACCGGGCACCGGATGAGCCGGTGGCGGTGGACGGCCCCGGCGTGGCGGTCGATCGCGCCGCGGGGGAGGCCCGATGA
- the rplA gene encoding 50S ribosomal protein L1: MQRSKSYRKAADVIDRSKLYTPAEAVKLAKETTNVKFDATVEVAMRLGVDPRKADQMVRGTVNLPHGTGKTARVIVFAAGAKADEAAAAGADEVGTDELVARIQGGWLDFDAAIATPDQMAKIGRIARILGPRGLMPNPKTGTVTMDVTKAVQDIKGGKITFRVDKHSNLHLIIGKASFSESQLVDNYAAVLDEVLRAKPSAAKGKYLRKVILTTTMGPGVPVDPNLVKNLTEESAEA; encoded by the coding sequence ATGCAGCGCAGCAAGAGCTACCGCAAGGCCGCCGACGTCATCGACCGGTCCAAGCTCTACACCCCCGCCGAGGCCGTGAAGCTGGCCAAGGAGACCACCAACGTCAAGTTCGACGCCACGGTCGAGGTCGCCATGCGCCTCGGCGTCGACCCCCGCAAGGCGGACCAGATGGTCCGCGGCACGGTCAACCTGCCGCACGGCACCGGTAAGACCGCCCGCGTGATCGTCTTCGCCGCCGGCGCGAAGGCCGATGAGGCCGCCGCGGCGGGTGCGGACGAGGTGGGCACCGACGAGCTGGTCGCCCGGATCCAGGGCGGTTGGCTCGACTTCGACGCGGCGATCGCCACGCCGGACCAGATGGCCAAGATCGGCCGGATCGCGCGGATCCTGGGCCCGCGCGGTCTCATGCCGAACCCGAAGACCGGCACGGTGACCATGGACGTCACCAAGGCGGTGCAGGACATCAAGGGCGGCAAGATCACCTTCCGGGTAGACAAGCACTCCAACCTGCACCTGATCATCGGCAAGGCCTCCTTCTCGGAGAGCCAGCTGGTGGACAACTACGCCGCGGTGCTCGACGAGGTGCTGCGCGCCAAGCCGTCCGCGGCGAAGGGCAAGTACCTCCGCAAGGTCATTCTGACCACCACGATGGGCCCGGGCGTCCCGGTCGACCCCAACCTGGTGAAGAACCTCACTGAGGAGTCGGCCGAGGCCTGA
- the rplK gene encoding 50S ribosomal protein L11 → MPPKKKLVKTFTLQLPAGQATPAPPVGPALGQHGVNIMEFCKSYNAQTESQRGDIVPAEISVYEDRSFTFVLKTPPAARLLIKAAGVQKGSGVPQSEKVGSVSRAQLREIAEKKMADLNANDLDQAEKIIAGTARSMGITVND, encoded by the coding sequence ATGCCTCCGAAGAAGAAGCTCGTCAAGACGTTCACGCTTCAGCTGCCGGCGGGCCAGGCCACGCCGGCGCCGCCGGTCGGCCCCGCGCTCGGCCAGCACGGCGTGAACATCATGGAGTTCTGCAAGTCCTACAACGCGCAGACCGAGTCCCAGCGGGGCGACATCGTCCCCGCCGAGATCAGCGTGTACGAGGACCGGTCCTTCACCTTCGTGCTGAAGACCCCGCCCGCTGCCCGGCTGCTGATCAAGGCCGCCGGTGTGCAGAAGGGCTCGGGCGTTCCGCAGAGCGAGAAGGTCGGCTCGGTCAGCCGCGCCCAGCTGCGTGAGATCGCCGAGAAGAAGATGGCCGACCTCAACGCCAACGACCTGGACCAGGCCGAGAAGATCATCGCCGGCACCGCCCGGTCGATGGGCATCACCGTCAACGACTGA
- the nusG gene encoding transcription termination/antitermination protein NusG, with amino-acid sequence MPEYDETAGPVDEQSTVATAAGDESVEAASEPEFPTTEPAPDEEYDAVAELRQKLRYAPGDWYVVHSYAGYENKVKTNLETRITSLDMEDFIFQVEVPTREEVEVKNGKRSQIQAKVFPGYILVRMELTAESYSCVRNTPGVTGFVGATDRADRPAPLSLDEVLKWLAPAIETEQKKAKPEIKVLDFEVGDSVTVTDGAFASLPATISEINADQQKLKVLVSIFGRETPVELNFNQVAKI; translated from the coding sequence GTGCCTGAGTACGACGAGACCGCCGGACCGGTGGACGAGCAGTCCACGGTCGCGACGGCGGCTGGTGACGAGTCGGTTGAGGCCGCCAGCGAGCCGGAGTTCCCGACCACTGAGCCCGCACCCGACGAGGAGTACGACGCGGTCGCCGAGCTGCGGCAGAAGCTGCGCTACGCGCCGGGTGACTGGTACGTGGTGCACTCCTACGCTGGCTACGAGAACAAGGTCAAGACCAACCTCGAGACCCGGATCACGAGCCTCGACATGGAGGACTTCATCTTCCAGGTCGAGGTGCCGACCCGGGAAGAGGTCGAGGTCAAGAACGGTAAGCGTTCGCAGATCCAGGCCAAGGTCTTCCCGGGCTACATCCTGGTTCGGATGGAGCTGACCGCCGAGTCCTACTCCTGCGTCCGTAACACCCCGGGCGTGACCGGCTTCGTCGGCGCGACCGACCGGGCCGACCGGCCCGCGCCGCTCTCCCTCGACGAGGTGCTGAAGTGGCTGGCGCCGGCCATCGAGACCGAGCAGAAGAAGGCGAAGCCCGAGATCAAGGTTCTCGACTTCGAGGTGGGAGACTCGGTCACCGTCACCGACGGCGCGTTCGCGTCGCTGCCGGCCACGATCAGCGAGATCAACGCCGACCAGCAGAAGCTCAAGGTGCTGGTGTCGATCTTCGGCCGGGAGACCCCGGTGGAGCTCAACTTCAACCAGGTCGCCAAGATCTGA
- the secE gene encoding preprotein translocase subunit SecE encodes MADNKRRGEDAGDDRLDDEIVDDVADDDATSADEPVSRGGTATRSRARAESADSRPTTRSETNRVGVFGRIARFFREVVAELRKVIWPTRKELLTYTAVVVAFVAVMLTIVGVLDYGFAKVVLFVFGNSS; translated from the coding sequence GTGGCCGACAACAAGCGGCGCGGCGAGGACGCCGGCGACGATCGTCTCGACGACGAGATCGTCGACGACGTAGCCGACGACGACGCCACCAGCGCGGACGAGCCGGTCTCCCGGGGAGGCACCGCGACGCGGTCCCGCGCCCGGGCGGAGTCGGCGGACAGCCGGCCGACCACCCGGTCGGAAACCAATCGGGTGGGCGTGTTCGGCCGCATCGCCCGGTTTTTCCGCGAGGTAGTGGCCGAACTGCGTAAGGTCATCTGGCCGACGCGCAAGGAGTTGCTGACATACACCGCCGTGGTGGTCGCGTTCGTCGCGGTGATGCTGACGATCGTGGGTGTGCTGGACTACGGCTTCGCCAAGGTCGTGCTGTTTGTCTTCGGCAACTCGAGCTGA
- a CDS encoding MaoC family dehydratase encodes MELPAKTFQVTRADLVRYAGASGDFNPIHWSDRFATKVGLPGVIAHGMFTMALVGRAVTEWAGAPDAVVDYGVRFTRPVVVPDDDQGTEIEVTAVVREVTEDGLTRLDVTATCLGEKVLSQARATIRTAR; translated from the coding sequence ATGGAGCTGCCAGCCAAGACGTTCCAGGTGACCCGTGCGGACCTGGTCCGCTACGCCGGCGCCTCGGGCGACTTCAACCCGATCCACTGGAGCGACCGGTTCGCCACCAAGGTGGGTCTTCCCGGGGTAATCGCGCACGGCATGTTCACCATGGCGCTGGTCGGCCGGGCCGTCACCGAGTGGGCCGGCGCGCCCGACGCGGTGGTCGACTACGGCGTCCGGTTCACCCGGCCGGTCGTGGTTCCGGACGACGACCAGGGGACCGAGATCGAGGTCACCGCGGTGGTCCGTGAGGTGACCGAGGACGGCCTGACCCGGCTCGACGTGACCGCCACCTGCCTGGGGGAGAAGGTGCTCTCGCAGGCCCGGGCCACCATCCGGACGGCACGCTGA
- a CDS encoding MaoC family dehydratase N-terminal domain-containing protein, with protein MSLDPSFVGRTYPPTAPYQVGREKIREFATAIGATDPAHHDPEAARALGHPDVVAPPTFPVVVTMAASRQIVEDPALGVDYSRVVHGDQRFAYTRPVVAGDELVCASTIEDVTTRGGHGFLTTRTDVSTVAGEPVVAVWSKIVVRGEA; from the coding sequence ATGTCTCTGGACCCTTCCTTCGTCGGCCGGACCTATCCGCCGACCGCCCCCTACCAGGTGGGCCGAGAAAAGATCCGTGAGTTCGCCACCGCCATCGGCGCGACCGACCCGGCTCACCACGACCCGGAGGCGGCCCGCGCGCTGGGCCACCCGGACGTGGTCGCCCCGCCGACCTTTCCGGTGGTCGTCACGATGGCCGCGAGCCGTCAGATCGTCGAGGACCCGGCGCTCGGCGTCGACTACAGCCGCGTGGTGCACGGCGACCAGCGGTTCGCGTACACCCGGCCGGTGGTCGCCGGCGACGAGCTGGTCTGCGCGAGCACCATCGAGGACGTCACCACCCGGGGCGGGCACGGCTTTCTGACCACCCGCACCGACGTGAGCACCGTCGCCGGCGAGCCTGTGGTCGCCGTCTGGTCCAAGATCGTCGTACGCGGGGAGGCGTGA
- the rpmG gene encoding 50S ribosomal protein L33, with protein sequence MAKATDVRPKITLACVECKERNYITRKNRRNDPDRIELKKFCPRDGRHTVHRETR encoded by the coding sequence GTGGCGAAGGCTACCGATGTCCGGCCGAAGATCACTTTGGCGTGTGTGGAGTGCAAGGAGCGCAACTACATCACGCGCAAGAACCGTCGTAACGACCCCGACCGCATCGAGCTGAAGAAGTTCTGCCCGCGCGACGGTCGGCACACGGTCCACCGCGAGACCCGCTGA
- a CDS encoding putative bifunctional diguanylate cyclase/phosphodiesterase, translating into MIARDQLRRRSSEDAWIITAPLVLLAVACATLTGLVADRPFGDWHWAALLLAAMIAAGLPLLVLVVRRQSVAMTLTELPLVLALHFLPPLTVVVIYTLASLVTQLRHRITAPKVWFNVARAAAGTSLATLLLQALPPRSGVGPATWVSLCFAISVVILVSLTAVASVHTLLQGWQEGRETLRAVPSLLLTAGINVSAGLIVLILIQVSWWSLLPLAALAAGLALVYRSYTQFFRQHRTLTDMYELSRAVAASGQDGTLVDALLGRVRALMQAEYATLWLPAQGRHPEILLTARVEDSGLLDLSLTPPALREKVLETARPVTVGRGLTSDPEFRASLAERGVKDTVVVPLRSGGVVIGTLEVTNRLADPVYFTQRDISVLETVAAHAAVALENSRLVDRLRHDAYHDALTRLPNRRRITGALEESVKIGAPGEVVALLLFDVDGLRQVNESLGHAAGDKVLAEVAKRLRASAPSSALVGRASGDEFLVTLRLESADAALELARQLRDQIRDEMVFDALTLDVDTAVGVAVHPDHGSDAATLLLRVDLAATAAKSVPGSVQLFNPALESRSLRRLGLAGDLRRALDQDELEVYFQPKVTLRDRHLVGVECLARWEHPTHGTVAPEDFVAVAEHTGQLSRLTEVVLREGLRRSRDWAQADQPLSIAVNLNARTLTDQHFPDRVRELLTEYGVPAQRLTLEITEAGVLDGTDRPVPTLRRLRDLGVRLSVDDFGTGDSSLAHLRRLPVHEVKVDRSFVQGMATDPGDLAIVNAVVTLSQQFGLAVVAEGVESELTLELLQDIGCEIGQGFLFSRPLPYERLAAWFGAQADPETISGGELPRLRVVP; encoded by the coding sequence ATGATCGCGCGCGACCAGTTGAGGCGTCGGTCGTCGGAAGATGCCTGGATCATCACGGCTCCACTGGTACTTCTCGCGGTCGCCTGCGCAACTCTCACGGGTCTGGTCGCCGACCGGCCGTTCGGCGACTGGCACTGGGCAGCGCTGCTTCTCGCGGCGATGATCGCCGCGGGTCTTCCGCTGCTGGTGCTGGTCGTTCGTCGGCAGTCGGTGGCCATGACCCTGACCGAGCTGCCGCTCGTGCTCGCGTTGCACTTCCTGCCGCCGCTGACGGTCGTGGTCATCTACACGCTCGCGTCCCTGGTCACGCAACTGCGACATCGGATAACGGCGCCAAAGGTCTGGTTCAACGTCGCGCGGGCCGCCGCCGGGACGTCGCTCGCCACCCTGCTTCTCCAGGCGCTGCCGCCGAGGTCGGGTGTCGGCCCGGCAACGTGGGTGAGTCTGTGTTTCGCGATCAGTGTGGTGATCCTGGTCAGCCTCACCGCGGTCGCGTCCGTACACACCCTCCTGCAGGGCTGGCAGGAGGGGCGGGAGACGCTCCGTGCGGTGCCGTCCCTGCTCCTGACCGCGGGCATCAACGTCTCCGCGGGGTTGATCGTCCTGATCCTGATCCAGGTGTCCTGGTGGTCGCTGCTACCGCTGGCCGCGCTGGCGGCCGGGCTCGCGCTGGTCTACCGCTCGTACACCCAGTTCTTCCGCCAGCACCGCACGCTGACCGACATGTACGAGTTGAGCCGGGCGGTGGCGGCCAGCGGCCAGGACGGGACCCTGGTCGACGCTCTGCTCGGGCGGGTCCGCGCGCTGATGCAGGCCGAGTACGCCACCCTCTGGTTGCCGGCACAGGGACGACATCCCGAGATCCTGCTCACCGCACGGGTCGAGGACTCCGGCCTGCTCGACCTGTCCCTGACCCCGCCCGCGCTGCGGGAGAAGGTGCTGGAGACGGCTCGCCCCGTCACGGTCGGCCGTGGTCTCACCAGTGATCCCGAGTTCCGGGCCAGCCTCGCCGAGCGGGGGGTCAAGGACACGGTCGTCGTTCCGCTCCGGTCCGGCGGTGTCGTGATCGGGACGTTGGAGGTCACCAACCGGCTCGCTGACCCCGTGTACTTCACCCAGCGCGACATCTCGGTCCTAGAGACGGTGGCCGCGCACGCGGCGGTGGCGCTGGAGAACTCACGACTGGTCGACCGGCTGCGGCACGACGCGTACCACGACGCGCTGACCCGGCTGCCCAACCGACGGCGGATCACCGGGGCGCTGGAGGAGTCGGTCAAGATCGGCGCTCCCGGCGAAGTGGTGGCACTGCTGCTCTTCGACGTCGACGGGCTGCGCCAGGTCAACGAGTCTCTCGGTCACGCGGCCGGGGACAAGGTCCTCGCCGAGGTCGCCAAGCGGTTGCGGGCCAGCGCGCCGTCGTCGGCTCTGGTCGGCCGGGCCAGTGGGGACGAGTTCCTGGTGACGCTGCGGTTGGAGAGCGCCGACGCGGCGCTGGAGCTGGCCCGCCAGCTGCGCGACCAGATCCGCGACGAGATGGTCTTCGACGCGCTCACCCTCGATGTGGACACCGCCGTCGGGGTGGCCGTACACCCGGATCACGGCAGCGACGCGGCGACCCTGCTGCTCCGGGTCGACCTCGCCGCCACGGCCGCCAAGTCGGTGCCGGGCAGTGTGCAGCTGTTCAACCCGGCCCTGGAGTCCCGGTCGCTGCGCCGGCTGGGCCTCGCCGGCGACCTGCGTCGGGCCTTGGACCAGGACGAGCTCGAGGTCTACTTCCAGCCGAAGGTGACATTGCGGGACCGCCACCTGGTCGGTGTCGAGTGCCTGGCCCGGTGGGAGCACCCGACGCACGGCACCGTCGCCCCCGAGGACTTCGTGGCGGTGGCCGAACACACCGGTCAGTTGAGCCGGCTCACCGAGGTGGTGCTCCGCGAGGGGCTGCGGCGCAGCCGGGACTGGGCCCAGGCGGACCAGCCGCTGTCCATCGCGGTCAACCTCAACGCCCGTACGCTCACCGACCAGCATTTCCCGGACCGGGTGCGCGAGCTGCTGACCGAGTACGGGGTGCCAGCGCAGCGCCTCACCCTGGAGATCACCGAGGCGGGTGTGCTGGACGGCACCGACCGGCCCGTCCCGACCCTGCGCCGGCTGCGCGACCTCGGCGTCCGGCTGTCGGTGGACGACTTCGGCACCGGCGACTCGTCCCTGGCCCACCTCCGCCGGCTGCCGGTGCACGAGGTGAAGGTGGACCGCTCCTTCGTGCAGGGCATGGCGACCGACCCGGGTGACCTGGCGATCGTCAACGCGGTGGTGACCCTGTCCCAGCAGTTCGGCCTGGCCGTGGTCGCCGAGGGCGTGGAGAGCGAGTTGACCCTGGAGCTGCTCCAGGACATCGGCTGCGAGATCGGTCAGGGCTTCCTGTTCAGCCGACCGCTGCCGTACGAGCGCCTGGCCGCCTGGTTCGGCGCCCAGGCAGACCCGGAAACGATCTCCGGCGGAGAGCTCCCACGCCTTCGAGTCGTGCCCTGA
- a CDS encoding epoxide hydrolase family protein, protein MSDDTEIRPFRLDTPEDVIADMRRRIAATRWPTRELVTDRSQGVQLATVQELARYWSSDYDWRACEAKLNALPQYTTVIDGVEIHFIHVRSQHENALPLIMTHGWPGSVVELLGVVGPLTDPTAHGGTAEDAFHLVLPSLPGYGFSGEPSERGWDSNRMAGAWAQLMDRLGYTRYVAQGGDVGASVTDAMGRQAPEGLVGIHVNLLAGALGIKDQLPAKSEQERTALDALNTFMTDGFGYFLEQSTRPQTIGYSLLDSPVGLAAWMLDHDTDSYYKISSAFVDGKPVGSLTRDSIVDNITLYWLTGTGASSARWYWEFGRTIAAATAAGQAPPPVSVPVGFTTFPDEIWAAPRSWAETVYPGLAYFNEVDRGGHFAAWEEPELISTEVRAAFRPLRKS, encoded by the coding sequence ATGTCTGACGACACCGAAATCCGTCCCTTCCGGCTCGACACACCGGAAGATGTGATCGCCGACATGCGTCGCCGGATCGCGGCCACGCGCTGGCCCACCCGAGAGCTGGTCACCGATCGCTCCCAGGGTGTGCAACTGGCGACGGTCCAGGAGCTGGCCCGCTACTGGTCCAGCGATTACGACTGGCGCGCGTGCGAGGCGAAGCTGAACGCCCTGCCGCAGTACACGACCGTCATCGACGGCGTCGAGATCCACTTCATCCACGTGCGGTCGCAGCACGAGAACGCCCTGCCGCTGATCATGACGCACGGCTGGCCAGGCTCGGTCGTCGAGCTGCTCGGGGTCGTCGGCCCGCTCACCGACCCGACCGCGCACGGCGGCACCGCCGAGGACGCGTTCCACCTGGTGCTGCCGTCTTTGCCTGGCTACGGCTTCTCCGGAGAGCCGTCCGAGCGTGGCTGGGACTCCAACCGCATGGCCGGCGCGTGGGCGCAGCTGATGGACCGCCTCGGCTACACGCGCTACGTCGCGCAGGGAGGCGACGTGGGTGCCAGCGTCACGGACGCGATGGGCCGCCAAGCACCCGAGGGGCTGGTCGGCATCCACGTCAACCTGCTCGCCGGGGCGCTCGGCATCAAGGACCAACTGCCGGCGAAGTCCGAGCAGGAACGCACGGCGCTCGACGCGCTCAACACGTTCATGACGGACGGGTTCGGCTACTTCCTGGAGCAGTCCACCCGGCCGCAGACGATCGGCTACTCCCTGCTGGATTCACCCGTCGGGCTGGCGGCCTGGATGCTCGACCATGACACGGACAGCTACTACAAGATCTCCAGCGCGTTCGTCGACGGCAAGCCCGTGGGCAGTCTCACCCGGGACAGCATCGTCGACAACATCACGCTGTACTGGCTGACGGGCACCGGCGCCTCGTCCGCCCGGTGGTACTGGGAGTTTGGACGGACCATCGCCGCAGCCACCGCGGCCGGCCAGGCCCCTCCGCCGGTCTCGGTTCCGGTCGGCTTCACGACGTTCCCCGACGAGATCTGGGCCGCCCCGCGCAGCTGGGCCGAGACGGTCTACCCGGGCCTCGCGTACTTCAACGAGGTCGACCGCGGCGGTCACTTCGCCGCCTGGGAGGAGCCGGAGCTCATCTCCACCGAGGTGCGGGCCGCGTTCCGGCCGCTGCGGAAATCCTGA
- a CDS encoding NADP-dependent oxidoreductase, which yields MSTMHAVRAHTRGGPEKLVYEEAPRPEPGPGEVLVAVKAASMTPHELTWPATWTHSQDGTGPERTPIIPSHEFSGVVAASGAGVESPAEGEAVYGLIPFTRDGAAAEYVALPAAVVAAKPTTVDHDHAAALPLAALSAWQALVDHADLQAGQHVLVHGGAGGVGSYVVQLAAGLGARVSATAAAADLEFVKGLGAEQVIDYAHDRFEDHVSDVDVVVDLVGGATQSRSWLLLKRGGVLVTLATPPDQQEAARHGVRGVFFVVEPDQNALRSIAEFVDDGRLRPVLDRVLPLTETRSGYEALETAKRRGKVVIHVAD from the coding sequence ATGAGCACGATGCACGCCGTGAGAGCCCACACCAGAGGCGGGCCGGAGAAACTCGTGTACGAGGAGGCGCCGCGGCCCGAGCCGGGGCCTGGTGAGGTGTTGGTGGCCGTGAAGGCCGCTTCCATGACACCCCATGAGCTCACCTGGCCGGCAACGTGGACGCACAGCCAGGACGGGACGGGACCGGAGCGCACCCCGATCATCCCGTCGCACGAGTTCTCCGGAGTCGTCGCGGCGTCCGGCGCGGGGGTGGAGAGCCCCGCCGAGGGGGAGGCCGTCTACGGCTTGATCCCTTTCACCCGCGATGGCGCGGCAGCCGAGTACGTCGCCCTGCCCGCGGCCGTCGTGGCGGCCAAACCCACCACCGTTGACCATGACCACGCCGCGGCGCTCCCACTGGCTGCGTTGAGTGCCTGGCAGGCGCTGGTGGACCACGCTGATCTGCAGGCCGGTCAGCACGTGCTGGTGCACGGCGGTGCCGGCGGCGTGGGAAGCTACGTGGTGCAGCTCGCGGCGGGTCTCGGTGCTCGCGTGAGCGCAACGGCGGCGGCGGCCGACCTGGAGTTCGTCAAGGGTCTGGGTGCCGAGCAGGTCATCGACTATGCGCACGACCGCTTCGAGGATCACGTCAGCGACGTGGACGTAGTAGTTGATCTTGTCGGAGGAGCGACGCAGTCGCGGTCCTGGTTGCTCCTGAAACGGGGCGGTGTCCTGGTCACCCTCGCCACGCCTCCCGACCAGCAGGAAGCAGCCCGGCATGGCGTTCGTGGGGTTTTCTTTGTCGTCGAGCCCGACCAGAACGCGTTGCGTTCCATCGCCGAGTTCGTCGATGACGGCCGGTTGAGGCCGGTGCTGGACCGCGTGCTGCCTCTCACTGAGACGCGCTCCGGTTACGAGGCGCTCGAGACGGCCAAACGCCGCGGCAAGGTCGTCATCCACGTCGCTGACTAG
- a CDS encoding YajQ family cyclic di-GMP-binding protein, producing MPANPSFDIVSKVDRQEVDNALRQAEKELSTRFDFRGTGAEISWSGEEAIGLQAETEERVRAALDVFKEKLVKRNISLKSLDAGDPRPSGKVFKIDCKVIQGIETDKAKAISKKIRDEGPKGVQAQIQGDQLRVTGKKRDDLQAVISLLKGEDFGVALQFTNYR from the coding sequence ATGCCAGCGAACCCGTCTTTCGACATCGTGAGCAAGGTCGACCGCCAGGAGGTCGACAACGCCCTCCGCCAGGCGGAGAAGGAGCTCTCGACGCGGTTCGACTTCCGCGGCACCGGCGCGGAGATCTCCTGGTCGGGCGAGGAGGCGATCGGTCTTCAGGCGGAGACCGAGGAGCGGGTACGCGCCGCGCTGGACGTGTTCAAGGAGAAGCTGGTCAAGCGGAACATCTCGCTGAAGTCGCTGGACGCCGGCGACCCGCGCCCGTCCGGCAAGGTCTTCAAGATCGACTGCAAGGTGATCCAGGGCATCGAGACGGACAAGGCCAAGGCGATCAGCAAGAAGATCCGCGACGAGGGCCCCAAGGGCGTCCAGGCCCAGATCCAGGGCGACCAGCTCCGGGTCACCGGCAAGAAGAGGGACGACCTCCAGGCGGTCATTTCGCTGCTCAAGGGCGAGGATTTCGGCGTCGCGCTCCAGTTCACCAACTACCGGTAG